A genome region from Acinetobacter lwoffii includes the following:
- a CDS encoding sodium:solute symporter family transporter produces the protein MFQFTSTATVLLMVLFYGITFLLSLRIKQKNENVDGYMVSNGSIGFGMSAASMTATWIWAASFYAAASSGYTYGVSGALHYGLWGALMILFIYPFGKRFRELAPNAHTLAEIMHARHGNQSQMILAGSNIVGSVISLMVNFTAAGALVEILSPLSFIHGVLITGIGVLSYTLWSGFRSSVFTDFGQLVAMIVAAVIIIPTLFFTLGGPSLFQSGIHNLQPEQLDFFSKIAFLEQGAPFFVAVLAYAIGNQTIAQRLFAVREDLIKPSFITATIGYAAIVIGLGMLGLLALFAGIQPIDGNLNNLIPQMAATYLSPFMVALLFIMVIGALSSTADSDLSALSAIVMTDIYGKQIAKNRPDPKKMLFIGRMTMIVATMLGIVIATLKFDILSMLIFVGALWGSIVFPVIVSLYWDKVNARAFNWSVGLAFLSFLIVRFEWLPIQGLIALGFELVATLGIGVVLGLMTFGFFGKKVGLVVGILASIGFMPWTIGFLREYGTLLSSLTAYGSSALVCTVLTLVYSKERFDFKQINKMVIEFHQLSEKSK, from the coding sequence ATGTTTCAATTCACTAGTACAGCAACTGTACTATTGATGGTGCTTTTCTATGGCATCACTTTTTTACTATCGTTACGTATTAAACAGAAAAATGAAAATGTTGATGGCTACATGGTCTCGAATGGCTCCATCGGATTTGGAATGTCTGCGGCCAGTATGACCGCCACCTGGATCTGGGCCGCATCGTTTTATGCAGCAGCTTCATCCGGATATACATACGGCGTTTCCGGTGCCCTCCACTATGGTTTGTGGGGTGCGCTGATGATTTTATTTATCTATCCCTTTGGCAAGCGCTTTCGTGAACTGGCGCCTAATGCACATACTCTGGCAGAAATCATGCATGCCCGGCATGGTAACCAAAGCCAGATGATTCTGGCGGGTTCCAATATTGTGGGTAGTGTGATCAGCCTGATGGTGAACTTTACTGCCGCTGGGGCACTGGTTGAAATTTTATCTCCTTTAAGCTTTATCCATGGCGTGCTGATTACCGGTATCGGTGTGCTGTCCTATACCCTCTGGTCGGGCTTCCGTTCTTCGGTGTTTACCGATTTTGGTCAACTGGTGGCGATGATTGTCGCGGCTGTGATCATTATTCCAACCTTGTTCTTCACCTTAGGTGGACCTTCCCTGTTTCAAAGCGGGATTCATAACCTGCAACCAGAACAGCTGGATTTTTTCTCTAAAATAGCCTTTCTGGAACAAGGTGCACCGTTTTTTGTTGCCGTATTGGCCTACGCGATTGGTAATCAGACCATTGCCCAGCGCCTGTTTGCAGTCCGTGAAGATCTGATTAAGCCAAGCTTTATTACTGCAACGATTGGTTATGCTGCAATTGTTATTGGTCTAGGCATGCTTGGATTATTGGCGTTATTTGCAGGTATTCAACCCATTGATGGCAATCTGAATAACCTGATTCCGCAAATGGCAGCGACTTATCTTTCTCCATTTATGGTCGCGCTGTTATTCATCATGGTGATTGGAGCTCTGTCTTCTACCGCTGACTCGGATCTGTCTGCCCTGTCTGCGATTGTCATGACGGACATTTATGGTAAACAGATTGCGAAAAACCGTCCTGATCCAAAGAAAATGCTGTTTATTGGTCGTATGACCATGATCGTTGCCACCATGCTGGGAATTGTGATTGCCACCTTGAAGTTTGACATTTTGTCGATGCTGATTTTTGTGGGTGCGCTTTGGGGTTCTATTGTATTCCCGGTGATTGTCAGCCTGTATTGGGACAAGGTGAATGCCCGGGCCTTTAACTGGTCAGTAGGCCTCGCATTTTTAAGCTTTCTGATAGTACGTTTTGAATGGCTTCCGATCCAGGGATTAATCGCACTTGGCTTTGAACTCGTTGCGACCCTGGGGATTGGTGTGGTGCTGGGACTGATGACCTTTGGTTTCTTCGGCAAGAAAGTGGGTTTGGTCGTTGGCATATTGGCCAGTATTGGCTTCATGCCATGGACCATCGGTTTCCTGCGTGAATACGGCACCTTGTTAAGCTCACTAACAGCGTATGGCAGTAGTGCGCTGGTATGTACTGTGTTGACGCTGGTCTACAGTAAAGAACGATTTGATTTTAAACAAATCAACAAGATGGTGATTGAATTTCACCAGCTATCTGAGAAAAGTAAATAA